The window GGAGAGATGGCTTGAGGGTTGAAGCTCGATTCCTGGTATATGACGGAAACTATATCCAGAGGATCCAGTTCGAATAAGGAAGCGTATTTGGCTATAAGAGCGGCGTACCTATACGCCAGTTCACCATCCATCTCCTTGATCTTAAGGCTATCTATGGCCTTCTTGGTTTCTAAGACCTTCAGATCAAAATCCGCTATCCTCAGATACTCGGACCGTTCGTAATGCTTGAGAATACCTCCCAGGGAGTAAAGGTAGAAAAGGGCAGCCAAGAGGAGCAGCGACAGAATACCCAGGAGTAGGGTGCAATGGGACTTTAGCTCCATGAGATAAGGTCGCTTTCTCAGGCTTTATCTCTTGGTCATACGATCCCTATTTCATCCACTAGGAAGACGCATCTCTCCCAGTGCCGTGCGCACGTAGCACCTTTCTTGAAGAGCCTCAAAGACCCTGATGAGATGGGGAACGTTATAGCCGAGGTCGCTTAGGGCGCCGGCAATATCTTCGGCATCGATGATCGCGAATCGGGTGCTTTCAGGTAAGAAGAGGAAGACATCCACATCGGTCTCTTTTAGATTCATCATGCCCCCTAACCTCCTGTCTCACGGTGAAGACAGCTATCTCTTGCGCTTGCCGCTTTTCGCCCTGACAAAGAAGTAGAAATCATTTAGCCTCTCGATCTTGCCCTGCCGACAAAGAGAGCTGACCGGCCCGACAAGGGTCCTCCAGTTAACCCCCAAAAAATTCCCTAGTTCGCGGAGCTTCATGCCCTCAGGATGTTTTTTAAGGACAGCAAGAAGTTCAGCCTTAAGTGCCTCCTTGTCTTTTGTCACCCACCCTCGCCGTCCTTCTTCCGAAGCCGGATTTCCAGGATACCGTTGCGGCAGGTTGCTCTCAGGGTATCGGCGTCGACTTCGGAGCTCAGTCCAATTTCCTTTCTATAGTTCATGCCGGCTTTTGATTTCGTCGATAGGGAAAGGACTTTGCCCTGAATTTTTAGCTTCAAGTCATTGAGGCCCACACCGGGCACCTCAGCCACAACCACGATTTCTTTAGGCTCATCGAAAACGTCAACTGCCGGCTCCACCACATCGGGGGGTTTGGTTGCCTCTGGCGGCGGCCGCACCCCTGTCCCGATGTGGTATTCCCTTTCTCCGAGGATGCCACGGGTTCTCACGTGCCCTCTTACGCTCACCCCCTGTCTCCACTTCTCATCCGTTAGGGTTTCTTTTCCGCCGGCCTGCTTGAGCTTTTCCCTCAGCTCCTCAAGTTTTCCCTTTAACTCATCCGGTGAGGAGAGTAACTTTCCGAGGTCTATCTTTAGGCCGAGAATATCGAGCGCTCCGCCGATCACCTGAGAGAGATCAAACTGTTTTTTATCTTTCTTCATAATGACTCTTTCTTGCTCGTGCTTGCTTACGCTTTTTGGACACCTGGAGAGCTTCTAACTGCTCAACCCTTTGTTTCAGAGCCTCAAGCTCCTCTCCCTTTCCATTCTCTCTCGCCCTGGAAGAGAGAAAGGGATCCAGTTGCCACCAGTCAATTCCCATCTCCTTGGCCTTATCCACGGAAGCAATGACCAGGCGGAGCTGGAGAGTGAGAAGCTCGATGTCTAACAGCTTGATCCTGACATCCCCCGCGATGACCACCCCTTTGTCCAGTACCCTTTCCAGGATATCGGCAAGGTTGGTGGCCTGCGTCGCATGGACAATCTGCCCTGTCTGCATCCTTAGTCCTTTCGACTTTAATCGCTCAGCTTCACCCTCACCCTACCCTCTCCCTCGAAGGGAGAGGATTAAAGGTGAGGGTCTAAAAAATTTCAAATATCTTTGGCTAGACGTTAATCGATCAGCCTCCCCAAAGGGCCCAGATCGAGGTTGAGATCGTCGATACCAAAGTGCTCTTTTAGCTCCGCCATCCTCTTCTCCAGCTTCATGAGCGTAGCCCCCAATCTCTCTATCTCGTCTGGACTCAGGGAGCGGCCTTCCATCCTGCGAATGGCCTGCCTCTCCATAAGTTGCCTGAGCAGTTCAAGAAGGGACAGAACCAACTTGGCCAGGCCCTGCTCTACTTTCTCAGGGTCCAGGTTCAACCGACCTGCCTGCCTGCCATTGGCAGGCGCAGACAGGGACGGCCATGGGCTTCTGCCTTCTCTGAGGCAACGGGCAAAATCCTCCATCTCGCTCGCCTGGAGATCAGGCTCCATAAACTTTTTCTTCTAGCCCTCACCCTCGCCCTCTCCCTCAGGGAGAGGGTAGGGGTGAGGGAAAAGGCCTTGTCCGACCTGACTGTGCCCGGCCATGGGAGACAGGTGTTTCTTCAGCGTCTCTACGGACGCAATGAGCAGGTT is drawn from Deltaproteobacteria bacterium and contains these coding sequences:
- a CDS encoding Hsp20/alpha crystallin family protein, encoding MKKDKKQFDLSQVIGGALDILGLKIDLGKLLSSPDELKGKLEELREKLKQAGGKETLTDEKWRQGVSVRGHVRTRGILGEREYHIGTGVRPPPEATKPPDVVEPAVDVFDEPKEIVVVAEVPGVGLNDLKLKIQGKVLSLSTKSKAGMNYRKEIGLSSEVDADTLRATCRNGILEIRLRKKDGEGG
- a CDS encoding gas vesicle protein, with the protein product MQTGQIVHATQATNLADILERVLDKGVVIAGDVRIKLLDIELLTLQLRLVIASVDKAKEMGIDWWQLDPFLSSRARENGKGEELEALKQRVEQLEALQVSKKRKQARARKSHYEER
- a CDS encoding gas vesicle protein K; its protein translation is MEDFARCLREGRSPWPSLSAPANGRQAGRLNLDPEKVEQGLAKLVLSLLELLRQLMERQAIRRMEGRSLSPDEIERLGATLMKLEKRMAELKEHFGIDDLNLDLGPLGRLID